In one Parambassis ranga chromosome 6, fParRan2.1, whole genome shotgun sequence genomic region, the following are encoded:
- the LOC114437119 gene encoding uncharacterized protein LOC114437119 — translation MGPKKRGGARKRKNEDALSRDKEEEDPEERGGRRRRKNCGNKYIGAHVGIQGGIWKAVESCVEMGGSSFALFLGSQRSWKRPALDPTAAAKFQEQVSLHGFDPAHILPHGSYLMNCGSPKEDVFEKSQALLVDELSRCSLLGLNLYNFHPGSSLGIITTEQCVDKIAASINHAHQQTPAVVTVLENMSGQGSTVGGKFNELRSIIDKVRDQTRVGVCLDTCHAFAAGYDLAAEGGVTAMLDEFDKEVGLHYLKAIHLNDSKGKLGCNLDRHEDIGKGHIGISAFRDIVNEPRLENIPLILETPGRPGFEYAEQIELLYSLCEKK, via the exons ATGGGGCCGAAGAAAAGAGGGGGTgcaaggaaaaggaaaaacGAAGATGCTTTAAGTAGAgacaaggaagaggaagacccagaggagaggggaggcaggaggaggaggaagaactgTGGAAATAAATACATTGGAGCTCATGTTGGCATTCAAG GTGGGATATGGAAAGCCGTGGAGTCCTGTGTAGAGATGGGGGGCAGCAGTTTTGCCTTGTTTCTGGGCTCCCAGCGCTCATGGAAGAGGCCTGCATTGGACCCCACAGCTGCAGCAAAGTTTCAGGAGCAAGTTTCCCTGCATGGTTTTGACCCAGCTCACATCCTGCCTCATGGATCCTACCTGATGAACTGTGGCTCTCCTAAAGAGG ATGTGTTTGAGAAGAGCCAGGCCCTGCTGGTGGATGAACTCAGCCGCTGCAGCCTCCTGGGCCTGAACCTTTATAATTTCCACCCTGGCTCTTCCCTGGGCATCATCACCACTGAGCAGTGTGTGGACAAGATAGCAGCTTCCATTAACCACGCTCACCAGCAAACACCTGCTGTGGTTACAG TTTTGGAGAACATGAGTGGCCAGGGCAGCACAGTGGGTGGCAAGTTCAATGAGCTGAGAAGCATCATAGACAAAGTTAGAGACCAGACCAGAGTAGGAGTGTGTCTGGATACCTGTCATGCTTTTGCAGCAG GGTATGATCTGGCCGCTGAAGGAGGAGTGACGGCCATGCTGGATGAGTTTGATAAGGAAGTGGGGCTCCACTATCTCAAAGCCATCCATCTCAATGACTCCAAAG GAAAACTTGGCTGTAACCTTGATCGGCATGAAGACATTGGTAAAGGTCATATTGGAATCTCTGCGTTCAGAGACATCGTCAATGAGCCCAGACTGGAGAACATCCCGCTGATCCTGGAGACGCCTGGAAG GCCTGGATTTGAATATGCTGAGCAGATTGAACTCCTTTATTCCTTATGTGAGAAAAAGTAA